Proteins encoded in a region of the Mercenaria mercenaria strain notata chromosome 1, MADL_Memer_1, whole genome shotgun sequence genome:
- the LOC128558262 gene encoding protein-cysteine N-palmitoyltransferase HHAT-like, producing the protein MSMMRTNKEMGSKKKSIDRFASPLSLVERWIYFVGAVWTVSYLSFCVYRDSIKYFGVLNLHDFGKGWFWLVRDQDISNLEWSFWYAMFWRIWPWYAGHVALGKIMEWNSPANRKYIFLIFALMCICQLAGWRFVILFLLHCSVMYVTSLCSSTVLVWIVSLSALSTLNFEPFLTLMKSLVEEDKKETWYNFLVTTLALANIKVTSFCLEKCWHNINGKVTKGNQSKELNTGTSHQLEAGKQSTQGRESVGYSFIDLLCYVFYLPLFFTGPILTFDLFKDQMNAPVPQNTRGHLKLQSLHLLRFCFWAMFHEFLLHFLYFNALQNNTMVLKSVSRFTLMGIGYLHGQFFMVRYLVMFGLPGTIANFDYLNPPDGPKCISYIYLYSDMWKFFDRGLYSFLKRYIYIPCGGSQTGIRRQTIGSLLCFLYIFYWHGTEYDILLWVLLNFISVFFEKIGLAICSISIVKHIETDILSAAMVQRIHAFFSVPIFIMSCFSMFGFFGGRQVLYIFCKRLITEGTAETIAVKVVINYCCIQNAIEVNRWILRRKKLKQS; encoded by the exons ATGAGCATGATGAG GACAAACAAAGAAATGGGATCAAAGAAGAAGTCCATAGATCGCTTTGCATCACCACTTAGCCTGGTAGAAAGGTGGATATACTTTGTCGGCGCAGTCTGGACAGTTTCTTATCTCAGCTTCTGTGTGTACAGAGATTCGATCA AATATTTTGGTGTTCTGAACCTCCACGACTTCGGCAAGGGATGGTTCTGGTTGGTCAGGGATCAAGATATATCCAACCTTGAATGGAGTTTTTGGTATGCTATGTTTTGGCGAATATGGCCATGGTATGCTGGTCATGTTGCCCTAGGGAAGATCATGGAGTGGAACTCCCCTGCA aatagaaagtatatatttttgatatttgcaTTGATGTGTATTTGTCAACTGGCGGGCTGGCGATTTGTGATTCTCTTTCTGTTACATTGCTCGGTTATGTATGTTACATCACTCTGCAGTAGCACGGTATTGGTGTGGATTGTCTCCCTTAGTGCTCTATCAACGTTGAACTTTGAACCATTTCTTACTTTGATG AAGTCTCTGGTAGAGGAAGATAAGAAGGAAACATGGTATAATTTTCTTGTGACTACGTTAGCTCTAGCTAATATCAAGGTTACAAGCTTCTGTCTGGAGAAATGTTGGCATAATATAAATGGAAAAGTTACCAAAG GAAACCAAAGTAAAGAATTGAACACAGGAACTAGTCACCAACTTGAAGCAGGGAAGCAGTCAACACAAGGGAGGGAATCAGTGGGATACAGTTTCATTGACCTTCTGTGTTACGTGTTTTATCTACCCTTGTTCTTTACTGGTCctattttgacctttgatctcttcAAAGACCAG ATGAATGCACCAGTACCACAAAACACAAGAGGGCACCTGAAACTGCAATCCTTACACCTGCTGAGATTCTGTTTCTGGGCCATGTTCCACGAGTTTCTAttacatttcttatattttaaCGCCTTACAGAACAACACAATggtactgaaatctgtatcacGGTTTACCCTTATGGGTATCGGGTACCTCCATGGACAGTTCTTTATGGTCAGATATCTGGTTATGTTTGGATTACCAGGAACAATAGCAAACTTCGATTACCTGAACCCGCCGGACGGGCCAAAATGTATCTCTTATATATATCTATACTCTGATATGTGGAA ATTCTTTGACCGAGGTTTATACAGCTTCTTGAAAAG GTATATCTACATTCCATGTGGTGGCTCGCAGACAGGCATCCGACGTCAGACCATAGGCTCGTTGCtgtgttttctatatattttctacTGGCATGGCACTGAGTACGATATACTACTGTGGGTTCTGCTTAACTTTATCAGCGTCTTCTTTGAGAAGATTGGGTTAGCGATATGTAGTATATCTATAGTCAAGCATATTGAG ACTGATATTTTGTCAGCGGCCATGGTACAGAGAATTCATGCATTCTTTTCCGTTCCTATCTTTATTATGTCCTGTTTCTCAATGTTTGGCTTCTTTGGTGGCAGACAGGTTCTCTATATATTCTGCAAAAGACTAATAACGGAag gtaCGGCAGAAACGATTGCTGTTAAGGTGGTTATAAATTACTGCTGCATACAGAATGCTATTGAAGTGAACAGATGGATTCTCAGACGGAAGAAATTGAAACAGTCATAA